Below is a genomic region from Syntrophobacterales bacterium.
AAACGATCCTCAAGGCAGACAACATTGCGGATCAGCTTCGCGAAGAGGCTGAGGCCGTAGCTCAGGCAGAGGAAAGGCGTTTCCAGATAACCCAAGTAGAAAAGCAAATTAAGGAGGCGAAAGAAAGAATTGTTGAATACCAGGATAGGTTGGAGAAATGCCAGGCCTCCTGGAAGTCATTATGGGCATGTTGTGAAATTGCACCGCAATCTCCTGCGGAAATGGAAGAATGGCGTGAAGCCTGGATTAAATTCAAAGATACCCTCCGTCAGTTGAGGGTCGCGGAAGAAGATTTCAAACGGAAAGGCGACCAAGTCCTTGAAGCGACAAAGCAACTTGCCGCGGTCCTTTCCGAACCTGAAGGAAAGGGTTATACGCTGCTTTTCGATAAGGCTCGGAGGCATGTCCAGAAGGGTGAAGAGACATCGGGGCGAAGAATCGAGCTGCTCAATCAAATCCAAGGACTGAACAGTCAATTGGAAACCTTTGAACAGAACAACGCACACTTCGCTGCGGCAGTCGAGGCTGCGACGAAAAAGTGGGATGCACAGTGCCAACGGATCGGCATACCTAAAGACATTTCACCCAAATCCGGATTGGCACTTTTGCAGGAACGAAAAGAACTCCTCGTTAAATTCGATAGTTGGAAGAAAACCTCCACAACATTGCAGAAAACAAAGGATGCTGTGGAGCTATACGAGGAAGACGTAAAGGAAAAAGCCAGCGCCCTTGGTGCCGCGGGAGATACCATAGAGGCTCAGGAAAATGATCTTTGGAAGAAATTGGCCAAAGCCCGCGCCGACCAAACGCGACATGAGCAATTTGTTAGCCAAATCGAAGAAGCGAAGGATACCCTGGGAGAGAGTCAGACATCCCACAGCCAGGCGGTTCAGGCATTGGATGAGTTGATCCGGTTGGCAAAGATTGAAACGGTTGATGCACTTGAGCCATTGCTTGCGAATCTGGAATTACGCAATCAGTCACAGAGTCAAATTGCCACATTCCGCGACACGCTAAGTGGCCTTGCGCGAGGCCAATCGGTAGACGACTTTCTATCTCGAATTAGAGCGGAGGATGCCGAAGCACTTCCCCAGAGGAAGGCCACGATCCAGAGCCAAAAGAAAGAAAAGGAAACAGCGCTTCAGGCAGTTCGCGATACCTTGTACAACCTCAAAGGCCAAAGGCAGGCGCTTGAGGCTGCTGGAGATGCGGCGGCAAACTACCGGCAGCATGCCGAGTCATGCGCGGCGCGACTGAGGCAAGACGCTTCCCGTTTTGTACGCCTGTGCTTGGCAGCACATTTTCTGCAAACCCAGATCGAACGGTTCCGGAAAGAAAATCAAGGACCCTTGCTGGAGAAATCGGGTCAAGTGTTTCAAAGCATCACTCGGGGTGCATTTGGTGGGTTGGGTGCGGAATTTAATGCCGACGACACCCCTATCCTGGTGGGTTTGCACCCTGACCAGACTGCTGTTTCGATTGAAGGGATGAGTGACGGCACGAGGGATCAACTTTACTTAGCTCTTCGCCTGGCAGCCCTTGATCAATATCTTGAGAAGCACGAGCCGATGCCCCTCATCCTCGATGATCTGTTGATTACCTGCGACAACGACAGAGCGGCGGCGATACTTCCAAAACTGGCCACACTGGCCCAGCGCACCCAGATATTTCTCTTCACCCACCACGACCATCTCGTCGAACTCTGCCGCAATACCTTAGGTGAAGGTGCTTTTCATCTTCATCAAATGAATACTCAACCCAGTGCTATAGGGAATTGACATCATGACGATACTTGAAATTGTGATAGATAAAACTTTTAAGAATCTAACAAGGAGAAGACCTTATGCCCGCAAACGTTGATACGATGGCTTATGTCGGAGAAGTCCCATGGCACAAGCAAGGAAAACCTGTTCC
It encodes:
- a CDS encoding AAA family ATPase, which codes for MRFERLHIPAFGPFTNLDLTFPADRGDLHVIYGANEAGKSSLLRAFRDLLFGIHGQSPDNFVHDYKKLRIRGEIVNQSGERLTFQRRKGNKNTLLDTNGNELPDNALIPFLGSVDQEYFSTMFGLGTRELREGAEQLLQGKGDIGNALFSASMGGTPIQLVLATLIEEAERLFKGRSTANVSIRPAVNDYKDLLRKSREAIVNPEAWENIETALANAGEAKIKLEDEISAFTKELEWIARCEDALPTVGRLSEEMRKLENLPPMPEVSSDFIERARAARESASETQAEVDRLTAQITKLQELLAGCQTSPALLADADALDRLHQDLGVYRDRKKNLTDLETEVAGLETTLQTGMQNLGLTGSIPELEKLRLNTADRLACEETAAALQNAQKEHEENIKKTGDLKTQIDTLETQLQTLPETDMTKLRDTLSVAAAATEANRTLALSESEVKRLTLEAKERHRELIVAPKDLDATGTLAVPTKATIRSTGEEMDGISRDIKSEEAKVIDGTKQLDSLKAELGRLERRGELPTEQSMHKAREHRDHGWSLVLADWKGDGCKEEFIPGTPLEEAFPQTILKADNIADQLREEAEAVAQAEERRFQITQVEKQIKEAKERIVEYQDRLEKCQASWKSLWACCEIAPQSPAEMEEWREAWIKFKDTLRQLRVAEEDFKRKGDQVLEATKQLAAVLSEPEGKGYTLLFDKARRHVQKGEETSGRRIELLNQIQGLNSQLETFEQNNAHFAAAVEAATKKWDAQCQRIGIPKDISPKSGLALLQERKELLVKFDSWKKTSTTLQKTKDAVELYEEDVKEKASALGAAGDTIEAQENDLWKKLAKARADQTRHEQFVSQIEEAKDTLGESQTSHSQAVQALDELIRLAKIETVDALEPLLANLELRNQSQSQIATFRDTLSGLARGQSVDDFLSRIRAEDAEALPQRKATIQSQKKEKETALQAVRDTLYNLKGQRQALEAAGDAAANYRQHAESCAARLRQDASRFVRLCLAAHFLQTQIERFRKENQGPLLEKSGQVFQSITRGAFGGLGAEFNADDTPILVGLHPDQTAVSIEGMSDGTRDQLYLALRLAALDQYLEKHEPMPLILDDLLITCDNDRAAAILPKLATLAQRTQIFLFTHHDHLVELCRNTLGEGAFHLHQMNTQPSAIGN